A genomic segment from Gemmatimonadaceae bacterium encodes:
- a CDS encoding serine hydrolase — protein MVRAGALVAMVCGVDVLAAQRSPAVIPAAGRYAPVATALSAFIEHEMAVQGIPALSIALVDDQQVVWSRGFGMEDAAARRPATARTVYRVGSVSKLFTDIAVMQQVDAGRLDLDAPVQRYLPGFTPRNPFGTPVTLRHLMSHHAGLVREPPVGHYFDDTAPSLAATVASLNGTSLVAAPGTLHKYSNAAIAVVGYVLEHDSGTPFADYLQRRVLRVLGMESSAFRPTAALSARVPQAVMWNYHDRPFAAPTFQLGMAPAGSMYATMPDLGRFISMLFRDGAASRGRLLKAGTLRRMWEPQFAPPGATVGSGLGFGIGELDGEPVVQHGGAIYGFATQLTAMPDAKLGVAVSAAKDGVNALTARIAREALRLMRAARAGTPLPSIMQTTIVPPALLERLRGDWGDGDSLVTIVARDTMASVSGSMLEMQLGMRHWRGDTLVADDGLSFGRRLWLDGDEMRLGDRRLRRRARTAALPPAPPAHWTGLVGEYGWDHNVLYILEREGRLHALIEWFFDYPLTEVSPDVYAFPNSGLYAGERIEFTRDARRRGTTARAAGVEFARRPIVGEDGGVFRLTPLKPVAALQAAALAVQPPSETGTFRAQALTELVALDSTIRLDIRYASDRNFMSTPFYSQARAFLQRPAAEALVRAHRALARQGYGLLIHDGYRPWYVTKMFWDGTPPDKHDFVADPASGSRHNRGCAVDLTLFDLRTGEPVMMTGGYDEMSDRSYPQYPGGTSRQRALREILRAAMEAEGFSVFAAEWWHFDYKDWRSYRIGNARFEDLSR, from the coding sequence ATGGTGCGCGCTGGCGCGCTCGTCGCGATGGTGTGCGGCGTGGATGTGCTGGCGGCGCAGCGGTCCCCGGCCGTGATCCCGGCCGCTGGCAGATATGCGCCCGTGGCGACCGCGCTCAGCGCGTTCATCGAGCACGAGATGGCGGTGCAGGGAATCCCGGCGCTCTCGATTGCGCTGGTGGATGACCAGCAGGTGGTCTGGTCACGCGGGTTCGGCATGGAGGATGCTGCCGCACGCCGCCCCGCGACCGCACGGACCGTGTACCGCGTGGGGTCGGTGTCGAAGCTCTTCACCGACATCGCCGTCATGCAGCAGGTCGACGCCGGCAGGCTGGACCTCGACGCGCCGGTGCAGCGCTACCTGCCCGGGTTCACGCCGCGGAATCCGTTCGGCACGCCGGTCACGCTGCGTCACCTGATGTCGCACCATGCCGGCCTCGTACGCGAGCCGCCGGTGGGCCACTACTTCGACGACACCGCGCCGAGCCTCGCTGCCACGGTCGCCAGCCTGAATGGCACCTCGCTGGTGGCCGCGCCCGGCACGCTGCACAAGTACTCCAACGCCGCCATCGCGGTCGTGGGATACGTGCTGGAGCACGACAGCGGCACGCCGTTCGCCGACTACCTCCAGCGGCGGGTGCTGCGCGTGCTCGGCATGGAGTCGAGTGCGTTCCGGCCGACCGCGGCCCTGTCGGCGCGTGTGCCGCAGGCCGTGATGTGGAACTACCACGACCGCCCCTTCGCGGCGCCGACCTTCCAGCTCGGCATGGCACCGGCGGGGAGCATGTACGCCACCATGCCTGACCTGGGGCGCTTCATCAGCATGCTGTTCCGCGATGGTGCCGCGTCGCGCGGGCGGCTGCTGAAGGCCGGCACCCTCCGGCGGATGTGGGAGCCGCAGTTCGCGCCGCCCGGTGCGACGGTTGGCTCCGGGCTGGGTTTCGGCATCGGGGAGCTGGACGGCGAGCCCGTCGTCCAGCACGGCGGTGCGATCTACGGCTTTGCCACGCAGCTCACGGCCATGCCGGACGCGAAGCTCGGCGTGGCCGTGAGTGCGGCGAAGGACGGCGTCAACGCGCTCACGGCGCGCATCGCGCGCGAGGCGCTGCGGTTGATGCGCGCGGCCCGCGCCGGCACTCCGCTGCCGTCCATCATGCAGACGACGATCGTGCCGCCGGCGCTGCTGGAGCGGCTGCGTGGCGACTGGGGGGACGGTGACTCGCTGGTCACGATCGTGGCGCGTGACACGATGGCGAGTGTGTCCGGCAGCATGCTGGAGATGCAGCTCGGCATGCGCCACTGGCGTGGTGACACGCTGGTCGCCGACGACGGGCTCTCGTTCGGCCGCCGCCTGTGGCTGGACGGCGACGAGATGCGCCTGGGTGACCGCCGGCTCCGGCGGCGCGCGCGCACCGCCGCACTGCCGCCCGCACCGCCCGCGCACTGGACGGGACTGGTCGGGGAGTACGGCTGGGACCACAACGTGCTCTACATCCTCGAGCGCGAGGGCCGGCTGCATGCCCTGATCGAGTGGTTCTTCGACTACCCGCTGACCGAGGTGTCACCCGATGTGTACGCATTCCCGAACTCGGGGCTGTATGCCGGCGAGCGCATCGAGTTCACCCGGGATGCCCGACGCCGCGGCACCACCGCGCGCGCGGCCGGCGTGGAGTTCGCACGCCGCCCGATCGTGGGCGAGGATGGCGGGGTGTTCCGCCTCACGCCGCTGAAGCCGGTGGCGGCACTGCAGGCCGCGGCACTCGCCGTGCAGCCGCCGTCCGAGACGGGCACCTTCCGCGCGCAGGCGCTGACGGAGCTGGTGGCGCTCGATTCCACCATCCGGCTCGACATCCGCTACGCGTCGGACCGCAACTTCATGAGCACCCCGTTCTACAGCCAGGCGCGCGCCTTCCTGCAGCGGCCCGCCGCCGAGGCGCTGGTGCGCGCGCATCGCGCGCTGGCGCGCCAGGGCTACGGACTGCTGATCCACGACGGGTACCGGCCGTGGTACGTGACGAAGATGTTCTGGGACGGCACGCCGCCGGACAAGCACGACTTCGTGGCGGATCCGGCGTCGGGGTCACGGCACAACCGCGGGTGTGCCGTGGACCTGACGCTGTTCGACCTGCGCACCGGCGAGCCGGTGATGATGACCGGCGGCTACGACGAGATGTCGGACCGCTCGTATCCGCAGTA
- a CDS encoding GntR family transcriptional regulator — protein sequence MKASPAPAARGARPMVVYQTLRARIVRGQLAPGSRIVETDVAARLQVSRPPVRGALQRLQQEGYIVDSPSLLQSRPMVAPLTREDAMELFSIVAEIEGLAARCAAQLDAGPRERLATALAALNDRLGKASRAKVPRHDLLYDLDERFHRAYVTAAAGPRLRALHDVVKPQAERYERLYVSLLSRGLAPSVAEHAAIIRAIRAGDADAAQRAVQANWRNAADRLGRVISSVGERGQW from the coding sequence ATGAAGGCCTCGCCGGCGCCGGCGGCGCGCGGCGCGCGCCCGATGGTGGTCTACCAGACGCTGCGCGCGCGGATCGTGCGCGGCCAGCTCGCGCCGGGCTCACGCATCGTGGAGACCGACGTGGCGGCGCGGCTGCAGGTCAGCCGCCCACCGGTGCGCGGCGCGCTGCAGCGGCTGCAGCAGGAAGGGTACATCGTCGACTCGCCGTCGCTGCTGCAGTCGCGCCCGATGGTGGCGCCGCTCACCCGAGAGGATGCGATGGAGCTGTTCTCGATCGTGGCCGAGATCGAGGGACTCGCGGCGCGCTGTGCGGCGCAGCTCGATGCCGGGCCCCGCGAGCGGCTCGCGACCGCACTGGCGGCACTGAACGATCGCCTCGGGAAGGCGAGCCGGGCGAAGGTGCCACGGCACGACCTGCTCTACGACCTGGATGAGCGGTTCCACCGCGCCTACGTGACCGCGGCTGCCGGCCCGCGCCTGCGGGCCCTGCATGACGTGGTGAAGCCGCAGGCCGAGCGCTACGAGCGCCTCTACGTCAGCCTGCTGTCGCGCGGGCTGGCGCCGTCGGTGGCGGAGCATGCGGCCATCATCCGTGCTATCCGCGCCGGCGATGCCGATGCCGCCCAGCGTGCCGTGCAGGCCAACTGGCGCAACGCCGCCGACCGGCTCGGGCGCGTGATCTCCTCCGTCGGCGAGCGTGGGCAATGGTGA